A window of the Danio aesculapii chromosome 10, fDanAes4.1, whole genome shotgun sequence genome harbors these coding sequences:
- the nrip1b gene encoding nuclear receptor-interacting protein 1 has product MTHGVESGPETHQDSAALTYLEGLLMHPVTTGPAATATQRSEPVHNNEENANSVTRAFQLHNHGALSPEKGSPPSATSQHLKKARLLRSGAWSEDSQKQSSTVVEVNGQRREHYKGGLDSSGQGESTLLASLLQSFSSRLQSVALSQHISQSHKQLDRESSESAPVDPKETYQSYGTASGRLKSLMRKSKHQNHNTVPYCRQSNQNRGSDSPRPSQSSAQPTSSESMTCTERLKAVASMVRTRSSPAPSPKPSVACSQLALLLSSEAHLQQYSREQALKAQLTSRSASERLAAMATQQTQDKRPPSMGQPTTTTDMLSSLNAQNGTIPPLVVNSSKSSPSLSSPSTRPPKERRSFDRHSRPPQNCSSLLLLLLNNHNSQQQLTRNGHLEEDCGILPSCASSLQSDSEYSNPDNSLTKDSSDTESLSSCSPIDLSMKSRTSCQKFEPCFSLPPLMDKLTESLVNKWKPETSVPKVHEAVDLDTSPDIKSQDKVTLMQLLLDRRNNEKVNKSSDHPSLRSDSVISCLTAGSLKRIGTPEDSRTQSPLDRQAATFSSVSPSYSFPSPIAQSSPLDLCKSKAISSEKMEPPFSASKLLQNLAQSGIKNLSPSPPPLHSHKLTSKRQSPELELGKPQTFLNRLVAPAKQSSPPVLDGGSPKCEQSPSSSMQIENLLEKRTVLQLLLGTASQKEKNSGHRVLEVTSRGMERTRVGSAKCDGSNEPSLDLNIKKEPVEENLQSDSFDDGVHHLTRSSQHSPIADAQDTIKSELCPTETASKFGLLSQLLKQQNSIYHSSPHTRLVRNSVKKEPMDFHSPIPKKRKLCIELAERLSSELCQPPGDATSDDPTSGTPEFKVRGLEKPKEDELLGSPGNKPPLSRESQGFNVLKQLLLSENCLKELSQPRGTPSPFIPPANCAANGNLTQSGFRHDLSNLPWYPYSFSSGPKTAPTPVDTPVWANVSPKASPKPVKREPEGSPEETFSREERSSPDSPPLTRSNPILYYMLQRGNGQLRPEMRDQMQSPHCVMGDYEHRINSPVHSQFYSQREDSLNGSAEKW; this is encoded by the coding sequence ATGACTCATGGGGTGGAGTCTGGCCCTGAAACTCACCAGGATTCTGCTGCTTTAACATATCTGGAAGGTTTGCTAATGCATCCGGTCACCACTGGGCCTGCTGCCACTGCTACACAGAGATCAGAACCTGTCCACAACAATGAAGAGAATGCCAACAGCGTAACCAGGGCATTTCAGCTGCACAACCATGGCGCCCTTTCGCCAGAAAAGGGTAGCCCGCCTAGTGCAACCTCGCAGCACCTTAAAAAAGCCAGGCTGCTTCGTTCAGGAGCATGGAGTGAAGACAGCCAGAAACAATCAAGCACTGTAGTGGAGGTAAATGGACAGAGAAGGGAGCACTACAAAGGAGGCCTGGATAGCTCTGGGCAGGGAGAGAGCACCTTGCTGGCTTCGCTGCTGCAGTCCTTCAGCTCTCGGCTGCAGAGTGTCGCCTTGTCACAGCACATTTCTCAAAGCCACAAACAGCTTGACAGAGAGAGCAGTGAAAGTGCTCCTGTTGATCCTAAGGAAACCTACCAGAGTTACGGCACAGCATCAGGCCGCCTGAAAAGCCTCATGAGGAAAAGCAAGCATCAGAACCATAACACCGTGCCTTATTGTCGACAGAGCAACCAGAACCGAGGCTCTGATTCTCCTCGGCCCTCTCAAAGCTCTGCCCAGCCCACTAGCTCTGAATCAATGACTTGCACAGAACGACTCAAGGCTGTTGCCAGTATGGTTCGGACAAGATCCAGTCCGGCACCTTCACCTAAACCCAGTGTCGCCTGCAGTCAACTGGCATTGTTGCTGTCCAGCGAGGCTCATCTACAGCAGTACTCCAGAGAGCAGGCTTTAAAAGCACAATTAACCAGTCGATCAGCAAGTGAGAGGCTAGCGGCTATGGCTACTCAACAAACACAAGATAAGAGACCTCCCAGCATGGGACAGCCAACAACCACCACAGACATGCTAAGCTCCTTAAATGCTCAAAACGGAACAATCCCCCCATTAGTGGTTAACTCCAGCAAAAGCAGCCCTTCCCTTTCCTCACCCTCCACGAGACCCCCCAAAGAGAGACGGTCTTTTGACAGGCACAGTCGACCACCACAGAACTGCAGTAGTCTGTTGCTTCTGCTGCTCAACAATCACAACTCCCAACAGCAGCTCACCAGGAACGGACACCTAGAGGAAGACTGTGGCATCCTTCCGAGCTGTGCCTCTTCCTTGCAGTCTGACAGTGAGTACTCCAACCCGGATAACAGCCTGACCAAAGACAGCAGTGATACTGAGAGCTTGTCCAGCTGTTCCCCCATCGACCTCTCAATGAAAAGCAGAACGTCTTGCCAAAAATTTGAGCCCTGCTTCTCCTTGCCCCCCTTGATGGATAAGCTCACAGAGTCTCTCGTAAACAAATGGAAGCCGGAAACTTCTGTGCCAAAGGTCCACGAGGCCGTAGATCTGGATACCAGCCCAGACATAAAATCCCAAGATAAGGTCACTCTAATGCAGTTACTGCTGGACCGCAGAAATAACGAGAAGGTAAACAAAAGTTCAGATCATCCTAGTTTGCGGTCTGATTCAGTAATCAGCTGCTTGACTGCAGGCTCACTTAAACGCATTGGCACACCAGAGGACTCCAGGACACAGAGCCCTCTGGACCGGCAAGCAGCTACCTTCAGCTCAGTCTCCCCTTCATACTCCTTCCCCTCACCCATTGCCCAGTCCAGTCCTTTAGATCTCTGCAAGTCTAAAGCTATCTCAAGTGAAAAGATGGAGCCGCCGTTCAGTGCCAGCAAGCTACTGCAGAATTTGGCCCAGAGTGGTATAAAGAACTTGTCACCTTCTCCCCCTCCTTTACACTCTCACAAGTTGACAAGCAAAAGGCAAAGTCCAGAACTTGAGCTTGGAAAGCCCCAGACGTTCTTGAATAGACTTGTCGCTCCAGCCAAACAGAGCAGTCCCCCTGTATTGGATGGAGGTTCCCCCAAATGTGAGCAATCACCCTCTTCATCAATGCAGATAGAAAACCTTCTTGAGAAGCGCACAGTACTGCAGCTTTTGCTAGGAACAGCCTCCCAGAAGGAAAAAAACAGTGGACACAGAGTCTTAGAAGTAACCTCAAGGGGGATGGAGAGGACAAGGGTGGGCTCTGCTAAGTGTGATGGCTCAAATGAACCTTCTCTGGACCTGAACATCAAAAAGGAGCCAGTAGAGGAGAATCTTCAATCAGACAGCTTTGATGATGGGGTGCACCACCTGACAAGATCATCACAACACTCCCCCATTGCTGATGCACAGGACACAATCAAATCTGAGCTATGTCCCACAGAAACAGCTTCTAAATTTGGACTTCTGAGCCAGCTTTTGAAACAGCAGAATTCTATATACCATTCAAGCCCACACACAAGGCTTGTCAGGAACTCTGTAAAAAAGGAACCAATGGATTTTCACAGTCCAATTCCTAAGAAAAGAAAACTGTGCATTGAGTTAGCTGAGCGTCTAAGTAGTGAACTCTGTCAACCGCCTGGAGATGCCACTAGTGACGATCCAACGTCTGGAACACCTGAATTTAAAGTTAGAGGGCTGGAAAAACCAAAGGAGGATGAATTACTAGGGAGTCCAGGGAACAAACCTCCTCTCTCCAGAGAAAGCCAAGGTTTTAATGTTCTCAAGCAACTCCTTCTGTCAGAAAACTGTCTGAAAGAGCTATCCCAACCCAGAGGCACCCCAAGTCCCTTCATCCCTCCGGCAAACTGTGCAGCCAACGGGAACTTGACCCAGTCTGGTTTCCGTCACGATTTGTCAAACTTACCATGGTACCCCTATTCTTTCAGTTCTGGTCCCAAAACTGCGCCCACACCCGTTGACACCCCAGTTTGGGCTAATGTCTCCCCCAAAGCCAGTCCTAAACCAGTTAAAAGAGAACCTGAGGGGTCTCCTGAAGAAACTTTTAGCAGGGAGGAGAGATCTAGTCCAGACTCGCCACCTTTAACCAGGTCTAATCCGATTCTTTACTACATGCTTCAGCGGGGAAATGGTCAGCTCAGACCTGAGATGCGGGATCAGATGCAGTCGCCCCACTGTGTCATGGGTGACTATGAGCACAGGATAAACTCTCCAGTTCACAGTCAGTTTTACAGTCAGAGAGAAGATAGCCTAAATGGCTCTGCGGAAAAATGGTAG